Proteins found in one Mixophyes fleayi isolate aMixFle1 chromosome 8, aMixFle1.hap1, whole genome shotgun sequence genomic segment:
- the TMA7 gene encoding translation machinery-associated protein 7 gives MDKKCDLTDFDCGMIVGTKWSGLSVSEAADLLGFSRTTVSAVYRECGKTPPLKQTRNQNKELDEEALMFKQKLDKEQQMLEEMKNKSAQKRPLAGGGVKKSGRK, from the exons ATGgataagaaatgtgatctaacggactttgactgtggaatgatAGTTGGTACCAAATGGAGTGGTTTGAGTgtctcagaagctgctgatctcctgggattttcacgcaCAACAGTCTCTGCAGTTTACAGAGAAT GTGGTAAGACACCGCCCCTGAAGCAGACTAGGAACCAGAACAAGGAATTAGATGAG GAGGCTTTGATGTTCAAGCAAAAACTGGACAAAGAACAACAAATGCTGGAAGAAATGAAGAACAAATCGGCTCAGAAGAGACCTCTCG CTGGAGGCGGAGTAAAGAAATCTGGAAGGAAGTGA